A genome region from Leifsonia sp. Root112D2 includes the following:
- the ppgK gene encoding polyphosphate--glucose phosphotransferase, protein MTSKTTAIGIDIGGTGIKGAVVDLDTGELLSDRVKIATPDGGKPDDIVEVTKEILTTLSGIAKDVPVGVCFPAVVRNGRTMSAANVSKKWIGLEAESLFEKALGVDIQFVNDADAAGFAEARFGAAANQPGVVLVTTLGTGIGTALLYNGLLVPNVELGHIELDGHDAESKAAYSAKERDDLSWEKWAGRLQKYYTELEKLLSPDLFIVGGGVSKNADEFLPLLHLQTPILPAVLRNNAGILGAASLAANDAPLRGKGGHLRQRA, encoded by the coding sequence ATGACTTCGAAGACGACGGCCATCGGCATTGACATCGGCGGAACCGGAATCAAGGGAGCCGTTGTCGACCTCGACACGGGTGAACTGCTCAGCGACCGGGTCAAGATCGCGACACCCGACGGGGGCAAGCCCGACGACATCGTGGAGGTCACCAAGGAGATCCTCACCACCCTCTCTGGCATCGCGAAGGACGTTCCCGTCGGTGTCTGCTTCCCCGCCGTCGTGCGCAACGGGCGCACCATGTCGGCGGCGAACGTCTCGAAGAAGTGGATAGGGCTCGAGGCCGAGTCCCTGTTCGAGAAGGCCCTCGGCGTCGATATCCAGTTCGTGAACGATGCGGATGCAGCGGGCTTCGCCGAGGCTCGCTTCGGCGCGGCAGCGAACCAGCCCGGCGTCGTGCTCGTGACGACGCTCGGCACCGGTATCGGCACGGCGCTGCTGTACAACGGGTTGCTCGTTCCCAATGTCGAACTCGGTCACATCGAGCTCGACGGCCACGACGCCGAGAGCAAGGCCGCATACTCGGCCAAGGAGCGCGACGACCTGAGCTGGGAGAAGTGGGCCGGCCGGCTGCAGAAGTACTACACGGAGCTCGAGAAGCTGCTCTCCCCCGATCTGTTCATCGTGGGTGGCGGCGTGTCGAAGAACGCGGACGAGTTCCTGCCGCTGCTGCACCTGCAGACGCCTATCCTGCCCGCGGTGCTGCGCAACAACGCCGGTATTCTGGGTGCCGCCTCGCTCGCGGCCAATGACGCGCCGCTGCGTGGCAAGGGCGGGCACCTGAGACAGCGCGCCTGA
- the map gene encoding type I methionyl aminopeptidase, producing the protein MPKDSSGHLVAGRLSPMRSVPSSIARPEYVGKPGPSPFLGSDVYTSERIELIRESGRIAARAIELVGQAAVAGITTDELDAIGHDYLVSQGAYPSTLGYRGFTKSLCSSVNEVICHGIPDDTVLENGDIVNIDITAFKNGVHGDSNQTFIVGQASDEVTQLVERTREAMNRGIKAVAPGRQVNVIGRAIESYAKRFGYGVVRDFTGHGVGEAFHSGLIIPHYDSAPLYDTKMQPGMVFTIEPMLTLGTHEWDMWPDGWTVTTRDKSITAQFEHTLVVTERGADVLTLA; encoded by the coding sequence ATGCCCAAGGATTCTTCCGGTCACCTTGTCGCCGGCCGCCTCTCGCCGATGCGCTCGGTTCCGTCATCCATTGCCCGGCCCGAGTACGTCGGCAAGCCCGGCCCCTCGCCGTTTCTGGGCAGCGATGTGTACACGAGCGAGCGCATCGAGCTCATTCGCGAGTCCGGCCGCATCGCCGCACGCGCGATCGAACTCGTCGGCCAGGCCGCCGTCGCCGGAATCACCACGGATGAGCTGGATGCCATCGGTCACGATTATCTGGTCTCCCAGGGCGCATACCCTTCCACGCTCGGCTACCGCGGCTTCACGAAGTCGCTGTGCAGTTCCGTGAACGAGGTGATCTGCCACGGCATTCCCGACGACACCGTTCTCGAGAACGGCGACATCGTGAACATCGACATCACCGCGTTTAAGAACGGGGTGCACGGAGACAGCAACCAGACCTTCATCGTGGGCCAGGCATCCGACGAGGTGACGCAGCTTGTCGAACGCACGCGCGAGGCGATGAACCGCGGCATCAAGGCCGTGGCGCCCGGCCGCCAGGTCAACGTGATCGGCCGCGCCATCGAGTCCTATGCCAAACGCTTCGGCTACGGCGTGGTGCGCGACTTCACCGGGCACGGCGTGGGCGAGGCGTTCCATTCGGGGCTCATCATTCCGCACTACGACTCGGCGCCGCTGTACGACACCAAGATGCAACCGGGAATGGTTTTCACCATCGAGCCGATGCTCACCCTAGGCACGCACGAGTGGGACATGTGGCCGGATGGCTGGACGGTCACGACCCGCGACAAGTCGATCACTGCACAGTTCGAACACACGCTCGTGGTGACCGAGCGCGGCGCGGACGTGCTCACGCTGGCGTAA
- a CDS encoding DUF1611 domain-containing protein has product MSPFVSDSDFATVSLPLGTSAVIYCEGQFGKQDGKTANGLVRYSEKYTILSVIDSEQAGADAGMVLDGVTNGIPVHANLAESIAHASHMPDYLIFGMAPSTGLLSPTQRMALLDGIARGMHIVNGLHEFLNDDAEFVAASILAGVTMTDIRRPKDKKDLKQFSGRIFDVDCPRIAVLGTDGAIGKRTTTTLLVQALNARGIKAVMVGTGQTALIQGAKYGVALDALVPQFCSGEVEAQVVAAYEIENPDVIVVEGQGALSHPAYLTSAYILRGSRPQAVIVQHAPKRESLGDFPMLSMPTVASEVKLIETFADTKVIGITVNHENMNDAEISVAIDNIELELGLPATDPLTRPIDLLVDMVLAAFPALQKTPVPSGR; this is encoded by the coding sequence ATGTCCCCGTTCGTGTCCGATTCCGACTTCGCCACCGTGTCCCTCCCGCTCGGCACCTCCGCCGTGATCTATTGCGAGGGCCAATTCGGCAAGCAGGATGGCAAGACGGCCAACGGCCTGGTGCGCTACTCCGAGAAATACACCATCCTCAGCGTGATCGACAGCGAGCAGGCAGGGGCGGATGCCGGCATGGTGCTTGACGGCGTCACCAACGGCATTCCGGTGCACGCGAATCTGGCCGAGTCCATCGCCCATGCTTCTCACATGCCCGATTACCTCATCTTCGGCATGGCCCCCTCAACAGGGTTGCTCTCGCCGACACAGCGTATGGCGCTCCTCGACGGCATCGCCCGAGGCATGCACATCGTCAACGGCCTGCATGAGTTTCTGAACGACGACGCCGAGTTCGTAGCCGCCAGTATCCTGGCCGGCGTGACCATGACGGACATCCGTCGCCCCAAAGACAAGAAGGACCTCAAACAGTTCTCGGGTCGCATCTTCGACGTCGACTGCCCGCGCATCGCCGTGCTGGGTACCGACGGTGCTATAGGAAAGCGCACCACGACGACGTTGCTGGTGCAGGCACTCAACGCGCGAGGCATCAAGGCGGTCATGGTCGGCACCGGCCAGACCGCATTGATTCAGGGCGCAAAGTACGGTGTGGCACTCGACGCTCTCGTTCCGCAGTTCTGTTCAGGAGAGGTCGAGGCACAGGTGGTGGCGGCCTACGAGATCGAGAACCCCGATGTGATTGTCGTGGAGGGCCAGGGCGCGCTCAGTCATCCCGCTTACCTCACCTCCGCCTACATTCTGCGAGGCAGCCGCCCACAGGCGGTCATCGTGCAGCACGCGCCCAAGCGCGAGTCTCTCGGCGACTTTCCCATGCTGAGCATGCCGACCGTGGCCAGCGAGGTGAAGCTCATCGAAACCTTCGCCGACACCAAGGTGATAGGCATCACGGTCAATCACGAGAATATGAACGATGCCGAGATCAGCGTGGCCATCGACAACATCGAACTCGAGCTCGGCCTGCCTGCCACCGATCCGCTGACCCGCCCCATTGATCTACTGGTCGACATGGTTCTTGCGGCCTTTCCCGCGCTTCAGAAGACTCCGGTCCCGAGCGGTCGGTGA
- the dhaK gene encoding dihydroxyacetone kinase subunit DhaK → MKKFVNDPLKYVPEMLAGIALANPDTLRYVPEYNLIMRTDAPREDKVSIIQGSGSGHEPAHVLTVGKGMLDGACPGDVFAAPPMDYVYETTKLLASPKGVLLLVNNYTGDRMAFDMAQEMSLADGVKVKTLFIDDDVSVKDSTYTVGRRGVAGNFFVMKAVGAASEAGAELEEIVRIGEKVNSVTRTMGLALTACTPPAKGSPLFELGEDEIEIGVGIHGEPGRRRARMAPADELLDELLDPVVADLPFESGDRVALMINGLGGTPISELYILYGRAHQLLTERGITVARSYVGEYCTSLDMAGASLTLVRLDDEIDGLLAAPAEIGARIF, encoded by the coding sequence ATGAAGAAGTTTGTCAATGACCCGTTGAAGTATGTTCCCGAGATGCTTGCCGGGATTGCGCTGGCCAATCCGGACACGCTCCGATATGTGCCCGAATACAACCTCATCATGCGCACCGATGCGCCGCGGGAGGACAAGGTCTCGATCATTCAGGGTTCCGGGTCCGGGCACGAACCGGCTCACGTACTCACGGTGGGCAAGGGCATGCTCGACGGCGCCTGCCCGGGCGATGTCTTCGCCGCGCCGCCCATGGACTACGTCTACGAGACGACGAAGCTGTTGGCGTCGCCGAAAGGCGTACTCCTGCTGGTGAACAACTACACCGGAGACCGTATGGCTTTCGACATGGCGCAGGAGATGAGTCTTGCGGACGGGGTGAAGGTGAAGACACTCTTCATCGATGACGACGTCTCGGTCAAAGACTCCACGTATACGGTTGGCCGCCGCGGGGTCGCCGGCAACTTCTTCGTGATGAAGGCCGTCGGTGCCGCGTCCGAAGCGGGGGCCGAACTCGAGGAGATCGTTCGCATCGGCGAGAAGGTCAATTCCGTCACGCGCACCATGGGGCTGGCCCTCACGGCGTGCACGCCGCCCGCCAAGGGCTCGCCACTCTTCGAGCTCGGCGAGGACGAGATCGAGATCGGTGTCGGCATCCATGGGGAGCCTGGCCGGCGGCGCGCACGGATGGCGCCGGCCGATGAACTTCTCGATGAGCTCCTCGATCCTGTCGTGGCGGATCTGCCATTCGAGAGCGGTGATCGGGTTGCGCTCATGATCAACGGTTTGGGGGGAACGCCGATCAGCGAGCTTTACATCCTCTACGGACGCGCACACCAGCTGCTCACCGAGCGTGGCATCACGGTCGCTCGCAGCTACGTCGGAGAATACTGTACATCGCTCGACATGGCTGGGGCGTCCCTCACCCTCGTTCGACTCGACGACGAGATCGACGGGCTTCTTGCCGCCCCCGCGGAGATCGGAGCACGCATCTTCTGA
- the panB gene encoding 3-methyl-2-oxobutanoate hydroxymethyltransferase: MAEQSNPISLPNLKRVRTRHFQSAKEQGIKITGLTSYDMLSAQIFDTAGIDFLLVGDSAGNNVLGYDTTLPVTVDDLIPLTRAVAGAVTRAFVVADMPFGSYEAGQLEALHTAVRFMKETGAHAVKLEGGVRSAKQIRRIVDAGIPVMAHIGFTPQSEHGLGGHLIQGRGEGMEQLLADAHAVEDAGAFAVVLEMVPATSAAVVTKELRIPTIGVGAGPDVDGQLLVWTDWAGFSTGRIPKFVRQYADLKAILGDAAARYKADVEGGQYPSAEHNYE, translated from the coding sequence ATGGCAGAGCAGTCGAATCCCATCTCGCTACCGAACCTGAAGCGCGTGCGCACGCGGCATTTTCAGTCCGCCAAAGAGCAGGGCATCAAGATCACCGGCCTGACGAGCTACGACATGCTCAGCGCCCAGATCTTCGATACCGCAGGCATCGATTTTCTTCTCGTCGGCGATTCCGCGGGCAACAATGTGCTCGGCTACGACACGACGCTGCCGGTGACGGTTGACGACCTCATTCCGCTGACGCGCGCCGTGGCCGGCGCCGTCACCCGGGCCTTCGTGGTCGCCGACATGCCGTTCGGTTCCTACGAGGCCGGCCAGCTCGAGGCGCTACACACCGCGGTGCGTTTCATGAAGGAGACCGGTGCGCACGCCGTGAAGCTGGAGGGCGGGGTGCGCAGCGCCAAACAGATTCGCCGCATCGTCGACGCCGGCATTCCCGTGATGGCGCACATCGGCTTCACCCCGCAGAGCGAGCACGGTCTCGGGGGCCATCTCATTCAGGGACGCGGCGAGGGGATGGAGCAGCTTCTTGCGGATGCTCACGCGGTTGAGGATGCGGGGGCATTCGCCGTGGTTCTCGAGATGGTGCCGGCCACCAGCGCCGCCGTCGTCACGAAGGAACTGCGCATCCCTACCATCGGCGTTGGAGCCGGACCGGATGTCGACGGACAGCTTCTCGTGTGGACCGACTGGGCGGGGTTCTCCACCGGTCGTATCCCCAAGTTCGTGCGCCAGTACGCCGACCTGAAGGCCATCCTGGGCGACGCCGCGGCGCGATACAAGGCCGACGTCGAGGGCGGACAGTACCCGTCGGCCGAGCACAACTACGAATAG
- the dhaL gene encoding dihydroxyacetone kinase subunit DhaL, whose translation MSTRSFADTEFIVRTIAQTAVDNEKEFGELDAVVGDGDFGFSLARGFEIVLADWDGYDRGDIGTFLQKIAVVITGRIGGTSGPIWGTAFLRAAAIAKGRQDLSGDDMVAILRSAMDGIKARGGAELGDKTLLDALAPMTETIAAGLAKGDGADAIVAAAASTARDAADATTTMQARRGRAAYTGERSIGSPDPGAVAVAVILERLASEWTGRDQTT comes from the coding sequence ATGTCGACCCGGAGCTTCGCAGACACCGAATTCATCGTGCGCACCATCGCGCAGACGGCCGTTGACAACGAGAAGGAGTTCGGTGAGCTGGATGCCGTCGTGGGCGACGGCGACTTCGGATTCTCTCTCGCACGCGGCTTCGAGATCGTGCTCGCGGACTGGGACGGTTATGACCGCGGCGACATCGGCACCTTTCTGCAGAAAATTGCCGTCGTCATCACGGGTCGCATCGGCGGAACCTCCGGTCCGATCTGGGGAACAGCGTTTCTGCGGGCGGCCGCCATTGCCAAGGGGCGACAGGATCTGAGCGGCGACGATATGGTGGCGATCCTGCGCTCGGCGATGGACGGAATCAAGGCACGAGGGGGCGCGGAGCTCGGCGATAAAACGCTCCTGGATGCCCTCGCACCGATGACGGAGACGATCGCGGCGGGCCTCGCCAAGGGGGACGGGGCTGACGCGATAGTCGCTGCCGCCGCGTCCACCGCGCGCGATGCCGCCGACGCGACAACAACGATGCAGGCGCGCCGGGGTCGTGCCGCGTATACGGGAGAACGCAGCATCGGCTCCCCGGATCCAGGCGCGGTCGCCGTCGCCGTCATCCTCGAACGACTCGCCTCGGAATGGACTGGACGCGATCAGACGACCTGA